Proteins from a single region of Cryptococcus neoformans var. neoformans JEC21 chromosome 6 sequence:
- a CDS encoding GTPase activating protein, putative, translating into MEQYKEDYVDVKHPEDDSYSFRSRQYSLDVPQSSQPQKPPSPVKPPLTHNSSSTSTNPATSSQYDHYSAESTSALSAQSVQSTQSAQSSAPTAAVRSSTANERRTSVGLGAPGGLAAMAGARQRTEEAVPVGFDEGILRGLCEMDCALPLLADRIKQSVASCKQVATFFRSRAEIEEKYARSLVELTRTTGDTYSRADCKAGTFVAAYNSSLKVQDSISQNRLRFAQRLYEMSEELQSLAREGEKARKTHKETGVRYQLIIQDAESVVEKSKSRLDSIIDDLDRVLAAKEGEALKDVRSGGAYNMIGGPAYGGAPSSNINLHNGGGKSKLGKAMKTGGLLFKGKGAGSLQKQEDDSRAKMDQANETFTKAVAESKQLRKEYFNYQLPKILRMLKDAADELDMGTQYHLTRYAFLYETMTVGDGTVLNPLGSPEEGPGLKAIFENIDNRTDFKSYMQNYAVAKGTPRGPRREGPYDQGYQKALPAHVQRSNDALAASIISPQHASPQPQPSPQAPQSYNYTASPQSSIQPQLHASPQPSSQNFHYPNSSITSTGTANTNNTLPSIPQQSNTGAGMTDQSSLTSISHEGWVPPGIPASTGATFGVDLGEQLLRDGAVVPKIVEKCTQAIEMYGLESVGVYRLSGTTSRVQALKAALDKDVDAVDILSDEWSADINVVCGALKLWFRELPEPLLTYGLYNAFIEAARYDNDRLRHIRLHEQVNELPDPNYATLKFFMGHLDRIRRKESINQMSVSNLSIVFGPTLLGAPPEEGGLNLEHMSFQCKAIETILDKYHEIFVEEEDDGEQQS; encoded by the exons ATGGAACAGTACAAAGAGGACTACGTGGACGTGAAGCACCCAGAAGATGACTCGTACAGCTTCCGCTCAAGGCAATATT CCCTAGATGTACCTCAGTCCTCCCAGCCGCAAAAACCTCCTTCCCCAGTCAAGCCACCACTGACTCACAATTCCTCTTCTACTTCTACAAACCCTGCCACAAGCTCCCAGTACGATCATTACAGCGCAGAATCGACGTCAGCATTATCAGCTCAGTCAGTACAGTCAACTCAGTCGGCTCAGTCGAGTGCCCCGACTGCTGCCGTTCGCTCTTCAACTGcgaatgaaagaagaacgtCTGTGGGTCTTGGCGCTCCCGGTGGACTTGCAGCAATGGCGGGTGCGAGGCAAAGAACGGAGGAAGCTGTCCCGGTAGGGTTCGATGAAGGCATTCTCAGAGGATTGTGTGAGATGGAC TGTGCtctacctcttcttgcAGACAGAATAAAACAGTCCGTCGCATCCTGCAAG CAAGTTGCTACCTTCTTTCGATCCAGGGCTGAAATTGAAGAAAAGTACGCTCGCTCATTAGTTGAGCTTACGCGAACTACTGGTGATACGTACTCTCGGGCGGATTGCAAGGCTGG GACCTTTGTTGCGGCCTACAACAGCTCTCTGAAAGTTCAGGATTCAATCTCCCAGAACAGGCTTCGATTTGCCCAACGGCTGTATGAGATGAGTGAAGAGCTTCAAAGTCTCGCACGAGAAGGCGAAAAAGCTCGTAAAACA CACAAAGAAACTGGAGTTCGCTATCAGCTCATTATACAAGATGCTGAATCCGTTGTTGAGAAATCAAAATCCAGACTGGACTCCATTATAGATGATCTGGATCGTGTGCTCGCGGCAAAGGAGGGTGAAGCCTTGAAGGACGTCCGCAGCGGAGGTGCATACAACATGATTGGTGGGCCCGCTTATGGTGGTGCACCTTCATCCAACATAAACCTGCACAATGGCGGCGGGAAGAGCAAGTTGGGTAAGGCGATGAAGACAGGGGGATTACTGTtcaagggaaaaggagcgGGTTCGTTGCAAAAACAAGAGGATGATAGCAGGGCAAAAATGGATCAGGCGAATGAGACTTTCACAAAAGCTGTTGCGGAGAGTAAGCAGTTAAGGAAAGAGTACTTCAACTACCAGCTTCCAAAGATTTTACGA ATGCTGAAAGACGCTGCTGATGAGTTGGATATGGGGACACAATATCATCTCACAAGGTATGCGTTCTTGTACGAGACCATGACCGTGGGCGACGGAACGGTGCTCAACCCGTTGGGATCTCCAGAAGAAG GACCTGGCCTCAAGGCAATCTTTGAGAATATCGACAACAGGACGGACTTCAAGTCCTATATGCAAAATTATGCCGTCGCCAAAGGCACACCTCGCGGACCTCGTCGAGAAGGACCTTATGACCAAGGCTAC CAAAAGGCACTGCCAGCTCACGTCCAACGGAGTAACGACGCCCTCGCCGCATCCATTATCTCCCCTCAGCATGCCTCTCCTCAACCACAACCATCGCCTCAGGCCCCTCAATCTTACAATTACACAGCCTCCCCTCAATCCTCCATACAGCCGCAACTGCACGCTTCTCCTCAACCGTCTTCACAAAACTTCCATTACCCCAACTCATCCATTACATCTACAGGTACTGCAAACACCAATAATACACTTCCTTCAATTCCTCAACAATCCAATACAGGTGCTGGTATGACTGACCAGTCTAGCCTCACAAGCATTTCCCATGAAGGCTGGGTCCCACCAGGTATCCCCGCTTCTACCGGTGCAACCTTTGGAGTTGATCTCGGCGAGCAGCTGTTGAGAGATGGCGCGGTTGTTCCAAAGATTGTTGAAAAGTGTACGCAGGCAATTGAGATGTACGGACTCGAGTCAGTTGGCGTGTATAGGTTGTCAGGAACAACTAGTAGGGTACAGGCTTTGAAAGCTGCCCTTGACAAAG ATGTGGACGCCGTGGATATCCTGTCCGATGAATGGTCTGCTGATATCAACGTGGTCTGCGGTGCTTTGAAATTGTGGTTCCGAGAATTGCCGGAACCGTTGCTGACCTATGGTTTATACAATGCCTTCATAGAGGCCGCTC GGTACGATAACGATAGATTAAGACATATTCGACTTCACGAGCAGGTCAATGAGTTGCCTGATCCTAATTACGCTACTCTCAAATTCTTCATGGGACATCTCGACCG AATACGAAGAAAGGAATCTATCAATCAGATGTCCGTTTCCAACTTGAGTATTGTGTTTGGTCCAACATTACTCGGAGCACcgccagaagaaggagggttgAACCTGGAGCATATGAGTTTTCAATGCAAA GCTATCGAGACGATCCTGGACAAGTACCATGAGATCTTtgtcgaggaagaagatgatggggaGCAGCAAAGTTGA